A window of the Podospora bellae-mahoneyi strain CBS 112042 chromosome 6, whole genome shotgun sequence genome harbors these coding sequences:
- a CDS encoding hypothetical protein (COG:G; EggNog:ENOG503P0SX), translated as MTPPPPAEPDPTDAVAGEEEVLESWNEIPPTQEIDFVTLGMFIIDEIHHPPSLSLPPSLNIPGGAGTYSLLGARLFSPPPLLSSTTSMIIDCGSDFPPSLSAHLSSWQTSAVFRHNADRLTTKGYNGYSNPLDPSHRSFRYLTPKRRLTTDDLASLSPVLLTTKSLHLICSPLRCQELVTTFLSARKRYYSQQRPSEEHTRPVIIWEPVPDLCTPEELLNCTNTLPMVDVCSPNHAELAGFLGGTGVLEDGGVDALAVEKGCEQLLASMPLQSYTLVVRAGEKGAYIARNGGRKRTMKKVVGHRGGLTKETDMEELFRGLVMGVGEEEGVVAREEIEVDEGVERWLPAYWTGEEGREKVKDATGGGNTFLGGLGVALARGKGIEEAVGWGAVAASFAIEQVGMPELKREGEEERWNGERVGDRLKSFMERVGLGE; from the exons AtgacaccgccgccgccagcggAGCCAGACCCAACAGACGCCGTCGCCGGTGAGGAAGAAGTACTCGAATCGTGGAACGAAATCCCCCCCACTCAAGAGATAGATTTTGTTACCTTGGGGATGTTCATAATTG ATgaaatccaccaccccccctccctctccctcccccccagtTTGAACATTCCCGGCGGAGCAGGAACAtactccctcctcggcgcccgcctcttctccccccctccccttttgtcatcaacaacatccatGATAATCGACTGCGGCTCAGACTTCCCGCCCTCCCTATCAgcccacctctcctcttgGCAAACCTCGGCCGTCTTCCGCCACAACGCCGACCGGCTCACAACAAAAGGCTACAACGGCtactccaaccccctcgacCCCTCCCACCGCTCCTTCCGCTACCTAACCCCCAAACGCCGCCTCACAACCGACGACCttgcctccctctccccagtGTTACTAACAACCAagtccctccacctcatctgCTCCCCCCTCCGCTGCCAAGAACTGGTAACCACCTTCCTCTCAGCCAGAAAGAGGTACTACAGTCAACAACGCCCATCAGAGGAGCACACCCGCCCAGTTATAATCTGGGAGCCAGTCCCGGATTTGTGCACACCGGAAGAGTTGCTCAATTGCACAAACACCCTCCCGATGGTGGACGTTTGCTCTCCCAACCACGCCGAGCTTGCTGGCTTTCTTGGGGGGAcaggggtgttggaggatgggggggttgatgccctagcggtggagaaggggtgtGAGCAGCTTTTGGCGAGCATGCCGCTGCAGTCATATACCTTGGTTGTTAGGgcgggggaaaagggggcgtaCATTGCAAGGaatggggggaggaagaggacgatgaagaaggtGGTAGGTCAcaggggggggttgacgaAAGAGACGGATATGGAGGAGCTGTttagggggttggtgatgggggtgggggaggaggagggtgtggtggcgagggaggagattgaggttgacgagggggttgagaggtGGTTGCCGGCTTActggacgggggaggaggggagggagaaggttaAAGATGCGACTGGGGGAGGGAATACCTTcttgggtgggttgggggttgcgctggcgagggggaaggggattgaggaggcggttgggtggggggcCGTGGCGGCGAGTTTTGCTATTGAGCAGGTTGGTATGCCCGAGTtgaaaagggaaggggaggaggagaggtggaaCGGGGAGCGGGTGGGGGATAGGTTGAAGAGCTTtatggagagggttgggttgggggagtgA